tgAAATTGATCATAGACCTTGAGGGTATTCTTAAAAGAAGATGGTATTTGAAAATTGACGTTTTGATTCGCTAATGTACATTGCACATAATGTTAACTAAAATTTGCTAattaatgtgtgttttttttattcaatctCTGTTAATATAATGTTATTTGGATGTGTAGAAAAGTAAATTCTCATGATTCCAAATGCAATTTAAAGAAATGTACAATGATGCACATATTGTAGAAAGCAAAACTGTTGAACACCTTGACAGTATATTTTCTAAAATTTAAAGTTCAAGTCAAGATGACCGGTGAGATTTGATTATCAAAACAGTTACTGAATGACTGGAATAAGAAGTTTACGTCAAAGTATTCAGTTTAAAAGGTACGGTACTCTGAAACAAGTCTTGAAAACCATCagttatatataaaaaaatatattttattaataaaaaaaaaactatttttacaAACTAAATATGGGcactatatatatgtatgtgtgtttgtgaattttaaatttgaactATCACATAATCGGAGCTTCTAAAAtagaacaacaaaacaatgggaTGGATGGTTTGAACACCACTTGGATgttaaagaacaaaaataaatgagtaaTGTGACGGGGATCTCCCTTACCTGTTGCCGGTCTGATGGCCTCACGCTCAATGTGATGTGAGCAGTGTAACAGCAGATGCATTGTAGTGCCCTTGGAGGCGTGACCATGAACGCATCACTCACGAGAAAAGTTGAGTGGCAGCCCACGCTGGCTCCTCGAACCTGCCAACAAGCATCATGCGGTGCTTGATAAATCCTGTGCATATCCATGTGTTCAGTTCTGTAATTCTATTTGTCTAAAAGTTGCAGAgggaaaaataatgaacatgCAAGAGTGTGTAGCACAGGCGTGATTAATGCCACTTTGGATTTGACCAGATCCCTCGTAAATGAGGTTAGGAAGGGGAGGAAAACATTATGCATGGTCTTTTTTGGTattatatttacttttttttttgtaattctatttcataTAAAACGGTTTATCTTCCTGCAccataataatattatttacattttatttcattctaaAAGTGTAATTAATTGACAAATTactcaattaaataaaaaacaatcacatcaacatttatgtattttattatgtACATACATCAGCTAAAGTGAAATAGTGCGTGCAGCGTGGGTTCGCTTTCTGCGTTAATATGAATCCCAGTAAGATTGAAGGCAGTAAACGCCACACTGTAATATGATTGGCTGCTTCATCCAGACATGCTCCTCAGGTAAAAAAATTATCATCATTCCAATGTATCTCattaatacaaaataaagaacaaTAACTTGGGAAGTGTTATAGTGAATGTGTGCAGGGTTTATGAGATTCATAATAACACCGCCACACTTAAATTGGATACTGCCATTGTGTCAGAAGAGACTTTTCTTCCCACCCAACACCCCTATTAATTTAGCGCACTTGGTTTGTCCCGCAGCATTTCCTCCATTCCGGTCTGACTCTTTGACCCGCTCCCCTCCGCTGACAGGCAGCTGTCACACGGCCAAAATGTTGTCCCGTTCCCGGTGTCTCTCCAGGAATTTTGGTCGCTCCCTTTCTGCGATCCGCCAGGTAGGCCAAAAGGCACAAATGTGACTAAAGAAAGCTACTCTTGTTTGCAATCACTTTGGGCGGGCGTTGGTTCAACCTCTGTCATGGTTAGCATAGCTATAGCATTAGTCATAGCATGAGCCTAGCTACTGTAGGCCACGGAACAGGCCGTAACATTGGAAGCCAAGGACAGTATGACACCTTGCCTTTTAAGTATTTTCTGCTCTTCGTGTTACTTCTGTAAACTATTTTATCCACAAATGTTGTCAGTATTGCCCtaattggttttttttatcGTAAAATCTTGTGGTAGTATTGAAGTTTTACTTTACATTACTCGCTAGCTAGCAGTGATATGCTATTGTCAGTTGACTTAATTTCTGTGATTTTGTTAACTAGATTGAACTTGCTCATTAACTTGACAAGCATGCTTGAATATGCCTATAATATAGAAAATCATTTCTGAGTGACAGTGTTTCGAAAGTAAAAgtcaaaaagaaggaaataaagccGGATGTACATAAGTCTTTCAATTGCTTTATTCTTTGGACTCACTGTCACACGGGTAAGCCACACATGTTTGCTTGCAAGATTGTCATCATCTAACGTTTTACCTTTGACCCCGGGTGCTATCCGTTCTTTGCATCAAGACGTTTACCACTCCGCTTTGTCCAGAATATGTGGATAGGTTTGAAAATTAGAATTTTTCAGCGAAGAGTTCTTCGTCATGTTTAATAGAAAAATGAGTCATATAATCACATGCTTGTTTCCTGTCATCTTTATCCTCTTTTGTCTTTGCATAGGGAAATAATGTGTTGACTCGCAGAGGCGCAGCAGGTATTTGTCATGTATATATTTGTGCTTTTGAGTATTGTTTCTTCTGTCAAGTTGTTGATGtctctcattttctttcagctATCACAACTAGCTACCCTTTCACTGCCAAGAACACTGTGTAAGAGAGCTCCCTGACTTTATTGCATCCTTTGAAACATGTTCCTCTTGCGTTTGAGCAATTGTTTGCGAGCCATTTTTAAGTCCTTAACTGTCACTATGCATGAATTATAGTTGAATTGATAactatttatatttacatgtttTCATATTATTTTCTCTTCTAAAGAAAATCGGATCCACGCTCCAGTGTCTTCCAAATCCAATACTTCAGGACCTCTCTTGCTTACAGTAGGTCTCATTGTTAGTATATTATGTACGTAACATATTTGAGACGAGAGTTCTAATCTTGTCTTTGTGTCTAAGGAGATGAAGTCCTCACCGTAAAGACCCCTGCCTTTGCGGAGTCTGTTACAGAGGGGGACGTGAGGTGGGAAAAAGGTAGCCCACTTTATCCTCACCTCAGTACCTTGCATTGTGTCGAGTCATCATTCCTAAACAAACTTCTCCCACTACAGCTGTGGGGGACACTGTTTCTGAGGATGAAGTGGTGTGTGAAATTGAAACTGATAAGGTGAGTATCATAAAGACCACTTATCAAGActgttgattattttggtGACTATTCAGATCTTCATCCAGTATCTTTATCAACGTTCTTGATGAATATCTCTAAAAATACATAAGCATACAGTGCATTGGCTTAAAATTGTCTTGGTGACCTCATACTATGGGAGTATTTGAAAATACCTTCAAACATTCAAGGAATAATATATTTCAACTGCTTTTCTTTCCAGACATCCGTCCAGGTTCCTTCACCCTCTTCCGGGGTGATTGTGGAGCTTTTGGTTCCTGATGGAGGCAAAGTCGAGGGAGGAACGCCCCTCTTCAAGCTTCGAAAAGGCCGTGTGTAGTCATCATTAAAATATCTTTATCACTTCTTTGATGCATAGCAGTCAATGGCTTTCAAGAATCAATTGTCACCCAAACTGTAGTGGTATTCGGCTTCATTGTTTTCTTGATGTCCTCTTTAGCTGGAGCTCCTCAAGCTGCAGAAACCCCAAAAGCGGAGGCCCCGGCAGCAGCTGCCccttcaccaccaccaccaccacctgctGCTGCACCTCCCCCTCCTACCCCCTCAGCTGCTGGCCCCATTCCCACCACCATGCCCCCTGTGCCGCCTGTGCCAGAACACCCTATGGACGCCATACCAGGTAATTACTTATTCCAAAATGCGTGATTCTTTTGGCTCTGTGGGCAAAAGCTCAGGATATCTTGTGATGTCCACCATTTCTTTTGTGTCCTTTTCCACAGTGTCAGCCATCAAGCCCACCACCACACCGGCAGCTCCTGTGGATGGAGGGGCCAAAGCAGCCCGCACGGAGAGCAGGGTAAAcacctaaaacaaaacatacaagGAAATTATTTGAATGGCTCGTAATAGAGCAAGAACTTTTTGCTAAAACTTTTCTCTGAATTCAGGTTAAGATGAATCGCATGAGACTGAGAATTGCCCAAAGGCTGAAGGAAGCCCAAAACACCTGCGCAATGTTGACAACCTTTAATGAGATTGACATGAGGTAAGAAGTTTATcggtttttaaatgtatttttgcatATTCAAGCATTTCAGGT
Above is a genomic segment from Syngnathus acus chromosome 22, fSynAcu1.2, whole genome shotgun sequence containing:
- the dlst gene encoding dihydrolipoyllysine-residue succinyltransferase component of 2-oxoglutarate dehydrogenase complex, mitochondrial, whose amino-acid sequence is MLSRSRCLSRNFGRSLSAIRQGNNVLTRRGAAAITTSYPFTAKNTVKSDPRSSVFQIQYFRTSLAYRDEVLTVKTPAFAESVTEGDVRWEKAVGDTVSEDEVVCEIETDKTSVQVPSPSSGVIVELLVPDGGKVEGGTPLFKLRKGPGAPQAAETPKAEAPAAAAPSPPPPPPAAAPPPPTPSAAGPIPTTMPPVPPVPEHPMDAIPVSAIKPTTTPAAPVDGGAKAARTESRVKMNRMRLRIAQRLKEAQNTCAMLTTFNEIDMSNISEMRKAYKDGFLKKHDVKLGFMSAFVKAAAYALTDQPVVNAVIDDTTKEIVYRDYVDISVAVATPKGLVVPVIRNVEGMDFADIEKTINMLGEKARKNELAVEDMDGGTFTISNGGVFGSMFGTPIINPPQSAILGMHGIFDRPVAVAGKVEIRPMMYVALTYDHRLVDGREAVTFLRKIKSVVEDPRVLLLDM